The following proteins are encoded in a genomic region of Hydrogenimonas thermophila:
- the thiS gene encoding sulfur carrier protein ThiS — MKIVVNGEEKTFDNGITLADIIEKLGIADKVMAAAVNMEVVKKDNWSSFVPKDGDKIELLHFVGGG, encoded by the coding sequence ATGAAAATAGTAGTAAATGGTGAAGAAAAAACTTTTGATAATGGTATAACTTTAGCCGATATTATAGAAAAACTAGGTATCGCTGATAAAGTTATGGCTGCTGCTGTAAATATGGAAGTTGTAAAAAAAGATAACTGGTCATCTTTTGTTCCAAAAGATGGTGATAAAATAGAGTTGTTACACTTTGTTGGAGGAGGATGA
- the acpS gene encoding holo-ACP synthase encodes MIGVDIVVIDRIEASMKKYGEKFLTRFLNSQEIAMVKKAQTAAGFWAAKEAVAKALGTGIGSELSFHDIQIQKDKRGAPSFTLNNRIIERYNITSTSLSIAHDGGFAIAVAAIEVSSSSNKV; translated from the coding sequence ATGATAGGCGTAGACATAGTTGTTATTGATCGCATTGAAGCATCAATGAAAAAATATGGCGAAAAATTTCTCACTCGCTTTTTAAATAGCCAAGAGATTGCCATGGTTAAAAAAGCTCAAACAGCAGCTGGATTTTGGGCGGCAAAAGAGGCAGTAGCCAAAGCTTTAGGAACAGGAATAGGATCTGAACTTAGTTTTCATGATATTCAAATTCAAAAAGATAAAAGAGGTGCTCCCTCTTTTACCTTAAACAACAGAATTATTGAAAGATACAACATAACCTCCACCTCTCTTTCAATTGCACACGATGGAGGTTTTGCTATAGCTGTTGCAGCAATAGAAGTATCATCCTCCTCCAACAAAGTGTAA